Sequence from the Nitrospiria bacterium genome:
AAAGAACGGAAGGTGGCCTTGCGCTTAAAAAATGACCTGGAAACAATGGGGGCAAACGTTGTTTTTGATAAAGCAGGAGAGAAAATAAACGGGAGTATCGGAAATCTTGTTGCCCATTTTAAAGGATCGGGTCAAAAGGCTTCCCCATTTCTTTTATCTGCCCATATGGATACGGTTCAACCCGGAGAAGGAATTAAACCCAGAATCGATGAAGATACCATCCGAACGGATGGAACCACCGTTTTAGGCGGTGACGACAAATCAGGGATTGCAATTGTCTGTGAGGCTATCCGCTCCCTTCAGGAGGAAAATATTCCCCATGGGGATTTAGAATTGGTCTTCACCATTTGTGAGGAAGATGGCCTCCAGGGGGCCAAAAATCTCGATATCTCCCTTCTTAAATCCCGTTTCGGTTTAGTATTTGACAGTGATGCCGCGGGAATACTTTTTACAAAAGCACCTGCCTCCGACAGGATGGAGTTTACGGTTCATGGCTTGGAGGCTCATGCCGGAATGTGCCCTGAAAGAGGGCTGAACGCCATTCAAATTGCCAGTGAGGCCATAGCCAACATGCGCCTGGGTAGATTAGATGAGGACACCACAGCCAATATCGGGGTTATTCAAGGGGGGTTAGCCCCCAACATCGTTGCCAAACAGGTTTTTATTAAGGCCGAGGCGAGAAGTCACAGCAATGAAAAGCTTTCTGCCCAAACCAAGCATATGCGGAAATGCTTGCAGGACGCGGTTGGCCGACATTCCGTTGTTGTCGACGGCATTACTCATATTTCTCGTTTAGAAGAAAAAGTATGGCGTGATTACGAACGGATCGATATCCAAGACGACTCCCCCATCGTTCAATTGGTCTTGAATGCCGCGCACAATTTAGGACAAAATATTGAAACACGGAAGATGGGGGGCGGATGTGATGCCAGTGCACTTAACCAAAGGGGTTTTCAAGTCGCAAACCTGGGTACCGGAATGCATGATATTCATACGGTTAACGAATGGCTGGATATTCCAGAAATGTGCAGAACAGCTTCGATTGTGGAAGAAATTTTAAAACTTCACGCGAAAGGTTAAAAGAAAAGAGAACTATGCTCAAAGCCCTCATTTTCGATTTCAATGGCATTATCGCTGATGATGAACCGATTCACCTTCAGATGTTTCAAAAGGTTTTAAAGGAAGAAACCATTACACTGACCAAAAAGGATTACTATGACATTTATCTAGG
This genomic interval carries:
- a CDS encoding M20/M25/M40 family metallo-hydrolase, translated to MIQRDRLVQHLLDLIRIDSPSRKERKVALRLKNDLETMGANVVFDKAGEKINGSIGNLVAHFKGSGQKASPFLLSAHMDTVQPGEGIKPRIDEDTIRTDGTTVLGGDDKSGIAIVCEAIRSLQEENIPHGDLELVFTICEEDGLQGAKNLDISLLKSRFGLVFDSDAAGILFTKAPASDRMEFTVHGLEAHAGMCPERGLNAIQIASEAIANMRLGRLDEDTTANIGVIQGGLAPNIVAKQVFIKAEARSHSNEKLSAQTKHMRKCLQDAVGRHSVVVDGITHISRLEEKVWRDYERIDIQDDSPIVQLVLNAAHNLGQNIETRKMGGGCDASALNQRGFQVANLGTGMHDIHTVNEWLDIPEMCRTASIVEEILKLHAKG